The proteins below come from a single Panicum hallii strain FIL2 chromosome 7, PHallii_v3.1, whole genome shotgun sequence genomic window:
- the LOC112899982 gene encoding probable BOI-related E3 ubiquitin-protein ligase 2 has product MAAQARHPSHAFFFPHDFHAFRAMEDAAAAGTAFFDEYGWCAPAAALGDATVPSDFPRGELACNYGFGPRKRPRVAAAAGFLEDHCAVLPPAVAAQELVPVTGGNGQGRAVGSGTASTSGSVANGAGASQSQGLLSRLYHHQGLEIDALVTLESERMRAGLEEVRRRHARALLAAVERTASGRLRAAEAELERALRRNAEVEEKARQAGAECQAWMGVAQSHEAVAAGLRGTLEQLLQSPRAAASVGEAEDARSCCFEAPAAGAAPSCRSCGGGGACVLLLPCRHLCLCLSCEAGVDACPVCGAAKNASLHVLLS; this is encoded by the exons ATGGCCGCGCAGGCGCGCCACCCCTCCCACGCCTTCTTCTTCCCCCACGACTTCCACGCCTTCAG GGCTATGGAGGAcgcagcggcggccggcacggcgtTCTTCGACGAGTACGGCTGGTGCGCGCCGGCGGCAGCGCTCGGCGACGCGACGGTGCCCAGCGACTTCCCGCGCGGCGAGCTGGCGTGCAACTACGGCTTCGGGCCGAGGAAGCGGCcgcgcgtggcggcggcggcgggtttcTTGGAGGATCACTGCGCGGTCCTGCCCCCAGCggtggcggcgcaggagctTGTGCCGGTGACAGGGGGCAACGGGCAGGGAAGGGCGGTGGGCTCCGGCACGGCGTCCACAAGCGGGAGCGTGGCCAATGGCGCCGGGGCCTCGCAGTCGCAGGGCCTCCTGTCGAGGCTGTACCACCACCAGGGCCTCGAGATCGACGCGCTCGTAACGCTCGAG AGCGAGAGGATGCGCGCGGGGCTGGAGGAGGTCCGGCGCAGGCACGCCCGGGCACTGCTGGCGGCCGTGGAGCGCACCGCGTCGGGGCGGCTGCGCGCGGCGGAGGCCGAGCTGGAGCGGGCGCTCCGCCGCAACGCGGAGGTCGAGGAGAAGGCCCGGCAGGCGGGAGCCGAGTGCCAGGCGTGGATGGGCGTCGCCCAGAGCCACgaggccgtcgccgccggcctccgcggCACGCTGGAGCAGCTCCTCCAGTCCCCCCGCGCGGCGGCCTCCGTGGGCGAGGCCGAGGACGCGCGGTCGTGCTGCTTCGAGGCGCCGGCCGCGGGCGCGGCGCCGTCGTGCAGgtcctgcggcggcggcggcgcgtgcgtgCTGCTGCTCCCGTGCCGGCACCTGTGCCTCTGCCTCTCGTGCGAGGCCGGGGTGGACGCGTGCCCCGTCTGCGGCGCCGCCAAGAACGCCTCGCTTCATGTCCTGCTGTCCTGA
- the LOC112901579 gene encoding probable BOI-related E3 ubiquitin-protein ligase 3 yields MAVQARHFSHGFPAAVGGGSLFLDECAGCAPTSPAWPRDTTVLGDLPRSDLACNYGFVPRKRPRLAAAEAPAAGCFLDDQRVVMPPAGVGMEGVVTVPPVVDVRSRAVSSGAASTSGRAANNGASVSRGLVAWMQHQGVEIDALVRLEAERMRAGLEEARRRHARALLAAAGRAASGRLRAAEAEAGRALRRNAELEEKARQADAECQAWMGVARSHEAVAAGLRATLEQLLQPPRAAAGGCEGDAEDARSCCFEAPAAAADGSDEDGAASSGSKTSCRSCGGGEASVLLLPCRHLCLCRACEPGVDACPVCAASKNGSLHVLFS; encoded by the exons ATGGCTGTGCAGGCGCGGCACTTCTCCCATGGCTTCCCGGCTGCGGTGGGCGGTGGCTCCCTGTTCTTGGACGAGTGCGCCGGGTGCGCGCCGACGTCGCCGGCGTGGCCTCGGGACACCACGGTGCTCGGCGACCTCCCGCGCAGCGATCTCGCCTGCAACTACGGCTTCGTGCCGAGGAAACGGCCGCGcctcgcggcggcggaggcgccaGCGGCGGGGTGTTTCTTGGACGATCAGCGGGTGGTTATGCCTCCAGCAGGAGTGGGGATGGAGGGTGTTGTGACAGTTCCACCAGTCGTCGACGTGCGGAGCAGGGCGGTGAGCTCCGGCGCGGCGTCCACCAGCGGGAGGGCGGCGAATAATGGCGCGAGCGTCTCGCGGGGCCTTGTGGCGTGGATGCAGCACCAGGGCGTGGAGATCGACGCGCTCGTAAGACTCGAG GCAGAGAGGATGCGCgcggggctggaggaggcgcggcggaggcaCGCCCGTGCGCTGCTGGCCGCCGCGGGCCGCGCCGCGTCGGGGCGGCTGCGCGcggcggaggccgaggcgggGCGCGCGCTCCGCCGCAACGCGGAGCTGGAGGAGAAGGCCCGGCAGGCGGACGCTGAGTGCCAGGCGTGGATGGGCGTCGCCAGGAGCCACGAGGCCGTCGCGGCCGGCCTCCGCGCCACGCTGGAGCAGCTCCTGcagccgccccgcgcggccgccggtgGCTGCGAGGGCGACGCCGAGGACGCGCGGTCGTGCTGCTtcgaggcgccggcggcggccgcggacggCTCCGACGAGGACGGTGCTGCGTCGTCCGGGTCGAAGACGTCGTGCAGgtcgtgcggcggcggcgaggcgagcgTGCTGCTGCTCCCGTGCCGGCACCTGTGCCTGTGCCGCGCGTGCGAGCCCGGCGTGGACGCGTGCCCCGTCTGCGCGGCCAGCAAGAACGGCTCGCTTCACGTCCTCTTCTCCTGA